The following coding sequences are from one Paenibacillus sp. FSL R5-0912 window:
- a CDS encoding multidrug effflux MFS transporter, translated as MIKQNHISGLAEGGPSKKQRLQLAVILGAIATIGPLSIDMYLPALPALSVHFTTSPAMVQLSLTFFLLGLASGQLVAGPLSDVHGRRVPLFIGMVIYAVSSLLCAFSPSIGLLVFLRFIQGLAGSVGVVISRAAVRDMYSGSELTKFFSLLMIVNGLGPIFAPVIGGQLLRVTTWQGVFIVLFVFGLLFAAIILLRLPETLPKERRIKSGLKGTLLTFRILLGNAKFMGYALSQGFVTAAMFAYISGSSFVLQIIYGVSPQMYSLIFAVNGLGIIISGQIAGRLSARVGERKLLISGLLLCTFGGVLLLVTLLAGGGLLPILVCLFAVVSSVGLVSTTSFSLAMQDQGETAGSASALLGLLPLLLGSCAAPLVGLGGSDSALPMALVIAGAGILSILSYLLLCKRADKP; from the coding sequence ATGATTAAGCAAAATCATATTTCAGGCCTGGCGGAGGGTGGGCCGTCCAAGAAACAGCGGCTGCAGCTTGCAGTCATTCTGGGGGCTATCGCCACGATTGGCCCCCTGTCCATTGATATGTATCTGCCGGCTCTGCCTGCACTAAGCGTCCATTTCACCACCAGTCCGGCCATGGTGCAGCTCAGCCTGACCTTCTTCCTGCTGGGGCTGGCCTCGGGCCAGCTGGTGGCCGGACCGCTCAGCGATGTCCATGGACGCCGTGTTCCGCTCTTTATCGGTATGGTGATTTACGCGGTATCTTCACTGCTCTGTGCGTTCAGTCCTTCAATCGGGCTGCTGGTGTTTCTGCGGTTCATCCAGGGGCTGGCCGGCTCGGTAGGTGTGGTTATCTCCCGGGCGGCGGTCCGCGATATGTACAGCGGCTCGGAATTAACCAAGTTCTTCTCGCTGCTGATGATTGTCAACGGGCTGGGGCCGATCTTTGCTCCTGTCATCGGGGGACAGCTGCTGAGAGTAACCACCTGGCAGGGTGTGTTTATAGTCTTGTTTGTGTTCGGACTGCTTTTTGCGGCCATTATTTTGCTGCGCCTGCCGGAGACATTGCCCAAAGAACGCCGAATCAAAAGCGGGCTCAAAGGGACCCTGCTCACCTTCCGTATCCTGCTCGGCAATGCCAAGTTTATGGGCTATGCCCTCTCCCAGGGCTTCGTTACAGCGGCTATGTTCGCCTACATTTCCGGTTCTTCCTTCGTATTGCAGATTATTTATGGGGTATCCCCGCAAATGTACAGCCTGATCTTCGCAGTTAACGGGCTCGGCATTATTATCTCCGGGCAGATTGCCGGCCGGTTGTCCGCAAGAGTAGGGGAGCGCAAGCTGCTGATTAGCGGCCTTCTGCTCTGTACTTTCGGCGGTGTCCTGCTGCTGGTTACCCTCCTTGCCGGAGGCGGGCTGCTGCCGATTCTGGTCTGCCTGTTCGCCGTGGTCTCCAGTGTGGGTCTGGTGAGTACAACCAGCTTCTCACTTGCCATGCAGGATCAGGGGGAAACGGCAGGCAGTGCCTCTGCACTCCTGGGTCTGCTTCCCTTGCTGCTGGGCAGCTGTGCGGCTCCGTTAGTCGGACTTGGCGGCAGTGATTCTGCATTGCCGATGGCGCTGGTCATCGCAGGCGCAGGAATTCTGTCCATTTTATCTTACCTGCTGCTCTGCAAAAGGGCGGACAAGCCATGA
- a CDS encoding alpha/beta hydrolase, producing the protein MTHVFHQGTDVTQPTLVLFHGTGGNEHDLLPLAGLLAPGASVLGIRGNVLENGMPRFFRRLAEGIFDEEDLIFRTHEVKQFLDEAAAKYGFDAGNLVAVGYSNGANIAGSLLFHYGGLFRAAVLLHPMVPLRGLAIPSLQGVPVFIGAGTNDPIIRSEETRELESLLSGAGAEVTSHWGNQGHRLSAAEAEAARDWLAGLTASGE; encoded by the coding sequence ATGACGCATGTATTCCATCAAGGTACGGATGTAACTCAGCCGACGCTGGTATTATTCCACGGCACAGGCGGCAACGAGCATGACCTGCTGCCGCTGGCCGGGCTGTTGGCTCCCGGCGCCTCGGTACTGGGCATCCGCGGGAATGTACTCGAGAATGGCATGCCGCGCTTTTTCCGGCGGTTGGCTGAAGGGATTTTCGACGAGGAGGATTTGATCTTCCGCACCCATGAGGTGAAGCAATTCCTGGATGAGGCTGCAGCGAAGTACGGATTCGATGCCGGCAATCTGGTTGCAGTGGGTTACTCCAACGGTGCGAACATCGCCGGCAGCCTGCTCTTCCATTACGGAGGCCTCTTCCGCGCGGCAGTGCTGCTGCATCCGATGGTTCCGCTGCGCGGCCTTGCAATCCCGTCGCTGCAGGGGGTTCCGGTCTTTATCGGGGCAGGAACCAATGATCCGATCATCCGCTCTGAAGAGACACGTGAGCTGGAATCCCTGCTGAGCGGCGCGGGAGCCGAGGTCACCTCGCACTGGGGCAATCAGGGACACCGCCTGAGCGCCGCCGAGGCTGAAGCGGCCAGGGATTGGCTGGCCGGTCTCACAGCTTCCGGAGAATAA
- a CDS encoding ring-cleaving dioxygenase, protein MTMQTAGIHHITAFVGDAQRNADFYAGILGLRLVKKTINFDAPDVYHLYFGNEQGAPGTIITFFPWSTGRKGRIGGGQVGVTTYAVPAGSIGFWEQRLAAYQIPVTKVSRIGESYLSFADYDGLRIELVEREEGSLSTWSFAGVPVEHAIKGFGGAVLYSAAPDKTADTLSRTLGMERTAEGDGYIRYRAAGDIGNIIDLKSTPVPQGAGGTGTVHHIAWRAKDDAEQLEWGRRVQSHGYQPTPVQDRQYFNAIYFREEGGILFEIATDPPGFARDEAPDALGQKLMLPAWFEPQRAVIEQNLSPFEIREIGVKQK, encoded by the coding sequence ATGACTATGCAAACTGCAGGAATTCATCATATCACCGCTTTTGTAGGAGACGCTCAGCGCAACGCTGATTTCTATGCCGGAATTCTCGGACTGCGACTTGTCAAAAAAACCATCAACTTCGACGCACCCGACGTCTATCATCTCTACTTCGGCAATGAGCAGGGTGCACCGGGCACCATTATTACCTTCTTCCCCTGGTCTACCGGACGCAAGGGCAGAATTGGCGGCGGTCAGGTGGGCGTAACCACTTATGCTGTGCCGGCAGGCTCCATCGGGTTCTGGGAGCAGCGGCTGGCCGCTTATCAGATTCCGGTTACCAAAGTAAGCCGGATCGGCGAGTCTTATCTCTCCTTCGCGGACTACGACGGTTTGCGGATTGAGCTGGTGGAACGTGAAGAGGGTTCCTTGAGCACTTGGTCCTTCGCCGGAGTACCCGTAGAACATGCGATCAAAGGCTTCGGAGGTGCTGTTCTCTACAGCGCTGCCCCGGACAAAACAGCAGACACTCTCTCCCGTACGCTGGGAATGGAGCGGACTGCTGAAGGTGACGGCTACATCCGGTACAGAGCTGCCGGTGATATCGGGAATATTATCGATCTGAAGTCTACTCCGGTTCCGCAGGGGGCTGGCGGCACAGGTACCGTCCACCACATCGCCTGGCGCGCCAAAGATGATGCCGAGCAGCTGGAATGGGGCCGCCGCGTACAGAGCCACGGCTATCAGCCGACTCCGGTGCAGGACCGCCAGTACTTCAATGCCATCTACTTCCGTGAAGAAGGTGGAATCCTGTTCGAGATTGCGACCGATCCTCCCGGCTTTGCCCGTGATGAAGCACCGGACGCGCTGGGACAGAAGCTGATGCTTCCGGCATGGTTTGAGCCGCAGCGTGCGGTGATAGAACAGAACTTAAGCCCATTTGAAATCCGCGAAATCGGGGTGAAGCAGAAATGA
- a CDS encoding DoxX family protein — MVSVGLLLMRLVIGVAFIGHGAQKLFGWFGGYGPKSTGGWMESIGIKPGVRMAVLAGLMELVGGLLFTLGLLTPVAAVLIAATMLGAIVKVHAPNGFWSTANGIEFPLTVLVVAVGVALAGPGSISLDALFFK, encoded by the coding sequence ATGGTTAGTGTAGGTTTATTGTTGATGAGATTGGTAATTGGTGTAGCGTTTATCGGGCATGGTGCACAGAAGCTGTTCGGTTGGTTCGGCGGCTACGGCCCCAAAAGTACAGGCGGCTGGATGGAGTCGATCGGCATTAAGCCCGGCGTACGCATGGCGGTGCTGGCAGGACTGATGGAGCTGGTCGGAGGACTGCTGTTCACACTAGGTCTGCTGACCCCGGTGGCTGCTGTGCTGATTGCCGCAACCATGCTTGGCGCGATTGTCAAAGTCCATGCTCCTAACGGGTTCTGGTCTACGGCTAACGGGATCGAGTTTCCATTGACGGTGCTGGTGGTGGCGGTCGGGGTGGCCCTGGCGGGTCCGGGTTCGATTTCACTTGATGCACTATTCTTTAAATAA
- a CDS encoding MarR family winged helix-turn-helix transcriptional regulator encodes MSGTNDTTNTAGTAAEGSIDQEQAASLKLFVVLSKAYKSLMDQAVKDMKSHGLASAEFMVLEVLYHRTRIPLQQIGEKILVTSGSITYNIDKLEKRGLLKRVPCEDDRRVTYAEITEAGRELFDDIFPRHVSSIHSLMGGLDSEEKAQATQLLKKLGKGV; translated from the coding sequence ATGAGCGGAACTAATGACACAACAAACACAGCAGGTACAGCAGCTGAAGGAAGCATCGATCAGGAGCAGGCGGCATCACTGAAATTATTCGTTGTTCTGTCCAAGGCTTACAAGAGCCTGATGGATCAGGCGGTGAAGGATATGAAGAGCCACGGGCTGGCATCGGCGGAGTTCATGGTGCTGGAAGTCCTGTATCATAGAACGCGGATTCCACTGCAGCAGATTGGCGAGAAGATTCTGGTCACCAGCGGGAGCATCACCTACAACATCGATAAGCTGGAGAAGCGCGGACTTCTGAAGCGCGTTCCATGCGAGGACGACCGCCGTGTAACTTATGCCGAGATTACGGAAGCGGGGCGCGAGCTGTTCGATGATATTTTTCCCCGTCATGTCAGTTCCATACACAGCCTGATGGGCGGGCTGGACAGTGAAGAGAAGGCTCAAGCCACTCAGCTGCTGAAGAAGCTGGGCAAGGGTGTATAG
- a CDS encoding LytR/AlgR family response regulator transcription factor, with product MLKIGICEDEQNVLNQISCCIQEALNNEIEYSIKEYNFGMAMLKDREILDLVILDLDMSGMNGYELAQEIRELDTEVKIVFITNYSIYKDYAFSVHAFGYLVKPVNRDILSAILRDTVKYISPRKKDTQQVKFLFKEGVKSFHLKEILYFEYMNRDIHLQTLRDKEYIIHKEKISNISKKMSLYDFVVPHKSFVINLNYVNYVKGYNIYITNGDIIPLSQSNSTAFRKKLDIFLQKQVNE from the coding sequence ATGCTTAAGATAGGAATATGTGAGGATGAACAAAACGTCCTTAATCAAATTAGCTGTTGTATTCAAGAAGCTTTAAACAATGAAATAGAATACAGCATCAAGGAATACAATTTCGGAATGGCCATGCTAAAGGACAGAGAAATTCTTGATCTGGTGATTCTAGATTTAGATATGTCGGGCATGAACGGATATGAGCTGGCACAGGAAATCCGGGAGCTTGATACAGAAGTGAAGATAGTATTTATAACCAATTACTCAATCTACAAAGATTATGCGTTCTCAGTTCATGCTTTTGGCTATCTGGTTAAACCGGTTAATCGTGATATTCTTTCTGCTATACTCCGAGATACCGTTAAGTACATTTCGCCGAGAAAAAAAGACACACAACAGGTTAAATTTTTGTTCAAGGAAGGTGTGAAGTCGTTTCACCTCAAGGAAATATTATACTTTGAGTATATGAACCGTGACATACATCTACAGACACTAAGGGATAAAGAATACATAATCCATAAAGAAAAGATATCTAATATTTCGAAGAAAATGAGTCTATATGATTTTGTGGTTCCGCATAAGAGTTTTGTAATTAATCTGAACTATGTTAATTATGTAAAGGGGTACAATATCTATATTACGAACGGGGATATTATTCCGTTGTCACAGAGTAATTCTACAGCTTTTAGAAAGAAGCTGGATATTTTTCTCCAGAAGCAAGTAAATGAGTAA
- a CDS encoding sensor histidine kinase, producing the protein MMYIVVLLTVMLAVLMFRLFSLKRQIRNVTKQMVELSSGTIEKKLNISLIDKNLNVLTAEINKNLTKQRELRINMARSGNHLKESIANISHDLRTPLTSMIGYLQLLQKGAITPEQREQIGIVLRKGHHLQTLIKSFYELAVLDSEEIQPKFKNVNYSNVIMDSVVENAAMFEERGLHPQITLPEDSVFVWTDEDMLRRILQNLLDNAAKYATGEIMITLLKNSKTELMMTNTISSPKEVDPARLFDRFYTSDVSRSVGSTGLGLSIVKILIDKIRGTISAELSGDHLQIKIVL; encoded by the coding sequence ATGATGTATATTGTTGTTCTGCTCACGGTAATGCTTGCGGTGCTTATGTTTCGCCTCTTTTCGTTGAAAAGGCAAATACGCAATGTCACTAAACAGATGGTTGAACTGTCATCCGGGACTATTGAAAAGAAGTTGAATATTTCATTAATAGATAAGAATTTGAATGTGCTCACTGCAGAAATAAACAAGAACCTGACGAAGCAGCGTGAGCTCCGTATTAACATGGCACGAAGCGGCAATCATCTGAAAGAATCCATAGCTAACATCTCCCATGACCTGCGCACACCGCTGACCTCGATGATTGGCTACCTCCAGCTGTTGCAAAAAGGGGCTATAACACCAGAGCAGCGTGAGCAAATAGGAATTGTTTTGCGCAAGGGCCATCATCTGCAGACATTAATTAAATCATTTTATGAACTGGCTGTATTGGATTCAGAAGAAATTCAGCCGAAGTTCAAGAATGTGAATTACTCTAATGTGATTATGGATAGCGTTGTGGAGAACGCCGCCATGTTTGAAGAGCGGGGGCTGCATCCGCAGATAACGCTCCCGGAAGATAGCGTGTTTGTCTGGACGGATGAGGATATGCTGCGGCGTATCCTACAGAACTTGCTTGATAATGCAGCAAAGTATGCCACAGGCGAGATCATGATCACCCTGCTGAAGAATAGTAAGACAGAATTGATGATGACGAATACGATATCAAGTCCGAAAGAGGTTGATCCGGCACGGCTGTTCGACCGCTTCTATACTTCAGATGTATCGCGAAGTGTAGGGAGCACAGGGCTAGGATTGTCGATCGTCAAAATTCTAATTGATAAAATACGCGGAACGATCAGTGCCGAGTTATCTGGAGACCACCTACAGATCAAAATTGTATTGTGA
- a CDS encoding ABC transporter permease codes for MNNLMQMEWYRIKYNKFFVGCALLSIIYGLFASKSYIADLTTHKDAIGIFYAMVYDSTVWLVLFSAIVALMIGHDFTNRTIHLEVVAGHSRIKIFFSKCLIYLAVFNLLMLLGPVVGSIRMSFQLGWGDSWNHDALYILRVILFSLLLNSAVFSVCIFFAFIFKDSAKTVSVSMIVLFISAMCIAYAGPMGWYDVVPWLRFLPMNQIRASLAYSLSLVQATEIALSGIVYLLLFIALSFQRFNTCELK; via the coding sequence ATGAATAATCTTATGCAGATGGAATGGTACCGCATAAAGTACAATAAATTTTTTGTCGGCTGTGCGCTGCTGAGTATCATTTACGGACTATTTGCCAGCAAAAGCTATATTGCCGATTTGACCACACATAAAGACGCTATAGGGATTTTCTATGCCATGGTTTATGACTCCACTGTCTGGCTTGTATTGTTCTCTGCTATCGTGGCTCTGATGATCGGTCATGATTTCACTAACCGCACGATTCACCTGGAGGTTGTAGCAGGTCATTCCAGAATAAAAATCTTCTTCAGCAAATGTCTTATCTATTTAGCCGTGTTTAACCTCTTAATGCTGCTGGGTCCGGTGGTGGGTAGCATAAGAATGTCTTTTCAGCTGGGCTGGGGAGATTCATGGAATCATGATGCTTTGTATATCCTGCGGGTAATCCTGTTTTCGTTATTGCTGAACAGCGCAGTATTTTCAGTCTGTATATTTTTTGCCTTCATATTCAAGGATTCTGCTAAAACGGTATCTGTATCGATGATTGTTCTGTTTATCAGCGCTATGTGTATCGCCTATGCCGGGCCGATGGGCTGGTATGATGTTGTACCGTGGCTGCGGTTTCTGCCGATGAATCAAATTAGAGCATCTTTAGCCTATTCTCTCTCCCTGGTCCAGGCGACAGAGATTGCACTTTCCGGGATAGTGTACCTGCTGTTGTTCATCGCACTTTCATTTCAGAGGTTCAATACTTGTGAACTCAAATAG
- a CDS encoding ABC transporter permease encodes MHCLIKAEIYKLVHDRSFFILLALSIVLGGFLMLDQGKLTGYESVFASLYNAPILMLLTCVFGALYIGKDFADHTLHHMICAGHSRNHVFLSKTILFVAGSNMILLLQPILSIALNAGIYGWGHQSFGSDLKEIIKLFLTTAVLNAAMCGISLLAAFICKDVGKTLSIPALFYFLTIFLLNGPNAKEIARFIPLGQLRLLIGDSSSTGAALLVGIILLGCFCVAAGRIFNHSELY; translated from the coding sequence ATGCATTGTCTCATTAAAGCAGAAATTTACAAGCTGGTGCATGACCGGAGCTTTTTTATCCTTTTGGCTTTGTCTATAGTACTGGGCGGCTTCCTTATGCTGGATCAAGGAAAACTTACCGGATATGAGAGTGTATTTGCGTCCTTGTATAATGCACCTATATTAATGCTGCTGACATGTGTATTTGGGGCGCTCTACATTGGAAAGGATTTTGCAGACCACACGCTGCATCACATGATTTGCGCTGGGCATTCACGGAACCATGTATTTCTTAGCAAAACGATCCTATTTGTAGCGGGGTCGAACATGATTTTACTCCTGCAGCCGATCCTTAGTATCGCTCTTAATGCCGGTATTTACGGGTGGGGGCACCAATCTTTCGGGTCAGATCTGAAGGAGATAATAAAATTATTTCTTACAACAGCCGTATTGAATGCGGCTATGTGCGGAATCTCCCTACTGGCGGCATTCATATGTAAAGATGTTGGTAAAACCTTATCCATTCCAGCGCTGTTTTATTTTTTGACCATATTCCTGTTAAACGGCCCGAACGCGAAAGAAATTGCGCGGTTTATTCCCCTGGGGCAGCTGAGACTGTTAATCGGGGATTCTTCATCGACAGGAGCGGCTCTGCTGGTCGGAATAATTTTATTAGGCTGCTTCTGCGTAGCGGCCGGCAGGATTTTTAACCATTCGGAACTTTATTAA
- a CDS encoding ABC transporter ATP-binding protein yields MSDIILTTNNLTKKYNHTLALDNINLNIERGKMYGFIGQNGAGKTTLIRLIVGLSFPTSGELYLFGKTGKQALQEQRKRIGCMVETPALYPNMTAVQNLEVQRIQRGIPDRHVIRETLELVGLDDHLTGRKAVRNFSLGMRQRLGIAIALLHDPELLILDEPINGLDPMGIAEMRILLKRLNAERGTTILISSHILNELYQTVSQYILINQGVLIEELTQSQLNEKCKRHIALQTNHVENALLALENRLHIKDYQVMPDGTIKLYDHLDDMEGISSTLMKEGVLITGMTMAGDTLESYFLDRIGGEKHALSH; encoded by the coding sequence ATGAGTGACATCATCCTTACGACCAACAATCTCACCAAGAAATATAATCATACATTGGCCTTGGATAATATTAATCTGAACATTGAAAGAGGAAAGATGTATGGCTTCATTGGTCAAAATGGGGCTGGGAAAACAACGCTGATCCGCCTTATTGTAGGGTTATCCTTTCCGACAAGCGGCGAGTTGTACCTGTTCGGCAAGACAGGGAAGCAGGCGCTGCAAGAGCAGCGTAAACGGATCGGCTGTATGGTTGAAACGCCTGCTCTATATCCCAATATGACTGCTGTGCAGAATCTGGAAGTCCAGCGGATTCAGCGGGGAATACCCGATCGGCATGTTATCAGGGAGACGCTGGAGCTGGTCGGTCTGGATGATCATCTTACTGGCAGAAAAGCGGTCCGTAATTTTTCTCTGGGAATGCGCCAGCGGCTGGGTATTGCGATTGCCTTGCTGCATGACCCTGAACTGCTTATTTTAGATGAGCCGATTAATGGGCTAGACCCCATGGGGATCGCCGAAATGCGGATCTTGCTGAAACGCTTAAATGCGGAACGCGGGACCACGATATTGATATCGAGCCATATCCTTAACGAGCTTTATCAGACGGTGTCGCAGTATATCCTTATTAATCAAGGTGTCCTGATTGAAGAATTAACACAAAGCCAGCTGAATGAGAAGTGCAAACGCCATATTGCGCTGCAGACCAATCATGTAGAGAATGCCCTGCTTGCTTTAGAAAACCGGCTGCATATCAAAGATTATCAGGTTATGCCTGACGGAACCATTAAGCTGTATGATCACTTGGATGACATGGAAGGCATCTCGTCCACATTAATGAAGGAAGGCGTCCTGATTACGGGGATGACAATGGCTGGAGATACTCTGGAAAGTTACTTCCTCGACCGTATTGGAGGAGAGAAGCATGCATTGTCTCATTAA
- a CDS encoding response regulator transcription factor, with protein MEHILIVEDEKEINGLLRCFISEHGYLTTSAYNGLEALQLIQRESYDLILLDLMLPYKSGDQLLCELREHSAVPVIVISAKDTTQTKIELLRIGADDYITKPFDLDETLARIESNLRRNKMNQDTAGNRCLTYQDIQLDEMKHNVEVKGRELALTAKEYGILELLMKHPEKIYSKANLFKSIWNEEYMSEDNTLNVHISNIRNKLKAASPDKLYIETVWGIGYRLYKTD; from the coding sequence TTGGAGCATATACTGATAGTTGAGGATGAGAAAGAAATTAACGGTCTGCTTCGCTGCTTCATATCGGAACACGGTTATTTGACTACTTCTGCGTATAACGGATTAGAGGCCCTGCAACTTATTCAAAGAGAATCTTATGATCTGATTCTGCTAGACCTGATGCTGCCGTATAAGAGCGGAGATCAGCTTCTGTGTGAATTACGGGAACATTCTGCAGTACCAGTGATTGTGATCTCAGCCAAGGATACAACGCAAACCAAAATTGAGCTTTTACGGATCGGGGCAGATGATTATATCACTAAACCTTTTGATCTCGATGAGACCCTTGCGCGGATAGAAAGTAATTTACGGCGGAATAAAATGAACCAGGATACTGCGGGAAACAGATGTTTAACCTATCAGGATATTCAGCTCGATGAGATGAAGCATAATGTAGAGGTTAAGGGTCGCGAGCTTGCGCTTACAGCCAAAGAATATGGAATTCTTGAACTGCTTATGAAACATCCGGAGAAAATATACTCTAAAGCCAATCTATTCAAAAGCATCTGGAATGAAGAATATATGAGTGAAGACAATACACTAAATGTTCATATTAGCAATATACGCAATAAGCTGAAGGCAGCCAGTCCGGATAAGTTATACATAGAAACCGTTTGGGGAATAGGCTACCGCTTGTATAAAACAGACTAG
- a CDS encoding futalosine hydrolase, with the protein MEAKVELNSQTAADLVAAQEARAARVLIVTAVAAERDAVLRGLQGSRRFHVIAAGAGTAAAAAGTAAALAAGSYGCVISAGIGGGFPGRAPVGSLVVASEMLDAALGAETPEGFRSAAELGFGSVSVPAPGGTVQALAAALAAAGLTVSTGTVLTVSTATGTAGTAAELAARHPQAAAEAMEGHGVAVAAHALGIAALELRAVSNPVGPRDRAAWKIKEALDALTAAAAILLEVL; encoded by the coding sequence ATGGAAGCGAAGGTTGAGTTGAATTCGCAGACCGCCGCGGACCTTGTTGCAGCGCAAGAAGCACGCGCGGCGCGCGTGCTGATCGTAACCGCTGTCGCAGCCGAGCGGGATGCCGTCCTGCGCGGCCTGCAGGGCAGCCGCAGGTTCCATGTCATCGCAGCGGGAGCCGGCACCGCTGCGGCTGCGGCGGGCACCGCCGCCGCTCTGGCAGCCGGCTCCTACGGCTGCGTCATCAGCGCCGGGATCGGCGGCGGCTTCCCCGGCCGTGCACCCGTAGGCTCGCTGGTCGTCGCCAGCGAGATGCTTGACGCGGCCCTCGGCGCAGAGACGCCGGAGGGCTTCCGCAGCGCTGCCGAGCTCGGCTTCGGCAGCGTGTCCGTGCCTGCGCCGGGCGGCACGGTCCAGGCCCTTGCGGCCGCGCTGGCAGCGGCCGGGCTCACGGTAAGCACGGGCACCGTGCTTACCGTGTCGACCGCGACCGGCACCGCCGGGACGGCCGCGGAGCTTGCCGCGCGCCATCCGCAGGCGGCGGCGGAAGCGATGGAAGGCCACGGGGTCGCCGTGGCCGCCCATGCCTTGGGGATCGCAGCGCTGGAGCTGCGCGCGGTCTCGAACCCGGTCGGCCCGCGCGACCGGGCCGCGTGGAAGATCAAAGAAGCCCTGGATGCCCTCACAGCGGCAGCGGCTATTCTACTGGAGGTGCTGTAA
- a CDS encoding 1,4-dihydroxy-6-naphthoate synthase: MTTELHIAFSPCPNDTFVFHAWAHGLVPDAPKLEVTFADIDITNGLAADGAGPEVLKISYAALPWVLDKYKLLPCGGALGRGCGPLVLTRKGAGAIKHPRQLSGRRIAVPSERSTAYLLFRLWAAQQVPDGPAEIVVMPFDEIMPAVQNGTIDAGLVIHEARFTYPSYNLNLLTDLGSWWESDTGLPIPLGAIIARRDLDHESITGWIRSSLQYAWDHPLDCQEYVLSHAQELSPEVAKSHIDLYVNEFTMNLGEDGYAAISALLTRAAAEGLVPVIDPELLR; this comes from the coding sequence ATGACAACCGAACTTCATATTGCTTTTTCTCCATGTCCCAACGATACCTTCGTATTTCATGCCTGGGCGCACGGGCTGGTGCCGGATGCACCCAAGCTGGAGGTGACCTTTGCCGATATTGATATCACCAACGGACTCGCGGCAGACGGTGCCGGTCCGGAAGTGCTTAAGATCTCCTACGCCGCGCTTCCCTGGGTGCTGGATAAGTACAAGCTGCTGCCATGCGGCGGTGCACTTGGACGGGGCTGCGGCCCGCTCGTACTTACGCGCAAGGGTGCAGGCGCGATCAAACATCCTCGTCAGCTATCCGGCCGCAGAATTGCAGTGCCAAGCGAGCGCTCCACCGCCTACCTGCTCTTCCGGCTGTGGGCCGCGCAGCAGGTGCCGGACGGCCCGGCCGAGATCGTCGTCATGCCCTTCGATGAAATTATGCCTGCTGTACAGAATGGCACGATTGATGCCGGGCTGGTCATTCATGAAGCACGCTTCACTTACCCGTCCTATAACCTTAATCTGCTGACTGACCTCGGCAGCTGGTGGGAAAGCGACACCGGCCTGCCTATTCCGCTCGGCGCGATCATCGCCCGCCGGGATCTGGACCACGAGTCCATTACCGGCTGGATCCGCAGCTCTTTGCAGTATGCCTGGGATCATCCCCTGGACTGCCAGGAATATGTCCTGAGCCACGCCCAGGAGCTCTCCCCGGAAGTAGCCAAATCGCATATTGATCTTTACGTCAACGAGTTCACGATGAACCTGGGCGAGGACGGCTACGCGGCAATCTCTGCCCTGCTGACCCGCGCCGCTGCCGAGGGTCTCGTGCCTGTCATTGATCCGGAGCTGCTGCGCTAA